Proteins encoded in a region of the Shewanella polaris genome:
- a CDS encoding tape measure protein, with amino-acid sequence MSFKDQVINLIIQGKDLFSSEAKKSEKAVAELAAQSEILNTRLKELEDLQAAANSIDDLTASISKGESAYKENAVALDKLVSQQKAAVKELKQLEAAQNQAQGTTNELEQEYNQAQAALVKYETELQQARVEVEKLSTEQQQGATASKEQAAALNKATTDLQQLTNEQTSAKNSAKELATALDTQRRELLQATTATDAASRTKAEYTLNVKTARSELNKLATGLNKNKTELDKNTASLKSAGISMDNLADASKDLKQQQAAAEAALGGVNTKLAKHNKLLVESKKDAGDFGGSIKSATASLVAMAGAYIGVDKLWESLKSVLTAGDEAKAFGVQMTAMMGSIASGEQATQWIKDFANNTGTRLDTARQSFASLKTFGIDPMNGSLQAMVDYNARLGGSQEKLEGIILAVGQAWAKQKLQGEEILQLVERGVPVWDLLEKVTGKNVTQLQKMSAAGELGRDVMKQLFDEMGKQANGQASKSLERLSGQVNLMSNKWTEFKTIIADSGAYQVAVDFIQSLNDKFDELNKNGQIKQAAQDISDFFTTMIRDGGASITATLENIAAFARALNVISGSLRLVWNGITAGLSSIALVATASFAKIIDAYAFMVEVLGGDELGASIRQVSEAVKAISDGYKQQIEQDSKDINAAWQQITGEVENAASTAYKAAGEAATKSAKVQVDAAYKVADAQDKLAESTEEQTKATDAYEAAMEKANVTTLKSLQDLATKAKIAYEQTNEAIKNGVGSTYDAEQAFLKYAEASIKAAAAGDKQVESSLKQQAANLGLADNIDGLVAQYQKLKQAQTVIGESGQQAEKQVESSSTNIGISIQNTVGVIVKSAQDAGTTLSSVAEFFTAYLQGITAQVADLSTGAVAYFKSILYGQRQLTDSSSELEKTIQVYKNLRGEIGDLLDVQAKSVDFTGISNFARKAEIAGKQAQQA; translated from the coding sequence ATGAGCTTTAAAGACCAAGTCATTAACCTGATTATTCAGGGCAAAGATTTATTTTCCAGCGAAGCCAAGAAGTCTGAAAAGGCGGTGGCCGAGTTAGCTGCACAAAGCGAAATTCTCAATACCCGCTTAAAAGAGTTAGAAGATTTACAAGCCGCAGCCAACTCGATTGATGATCTAACCGCATCAATTAGTAAAGGTGAAAGTGCCTACAAAGAAAATGCCGTTGCCCTTGATAAGTTAGTTAGTCAACAAAAAGCAGCAGTTAAAGAATTAAAGCAACTTGAAGCTGCGCAAAACCAAGCGCAGGGCACTACCAACGAATTAGAGCAGGAATATAACCAAGCCCAAGCTGCATTAGTTAAATACGAAACCGAATTACAACAAGCCCGTGTTGAAGTTGAAAAACTCAGTACCGAGCAGCAACAAGGTGCCACGGCCAGTAAAGAGCAAGCTGCGGCCCTCAATAAAGCCACTACTGATTTACAACAATTAACCAACGAGCAAACCAGTGCTAAAAACAGTGCTAAAGAATTAGCCACAGCATTAGATACCCAGCGTCGCGAACTGCTCCAAGCGACTACCGCAACAGATGCAGCCAGTCGCACCAAAGCGGAATACACCTTAAATGTAAAAACCGCCCGCAGTGAATTAAATAAACTGGCCACTGGTCTAAACAAAAACAAAACCGAACTCGATAAAAATACCGCCAGTTTAAAAAGTGCCGGTATCAGCATGGACAATCTTGCTGATGCCAGTAAAGACTTAAAGCAACAGCAAGCCGCAGCCGAGGCCGCATTAGGTGGCGTTAACACCAAGCTTGCTAAGCACAATAAATTACTGGTCGAGTCTAAAAAAGATGCCGGTGATTTTGGTGGCAGCATCAAAAGCGCGACTGCGTCACTGGTTGCAATGGCCGGTGCCTATATTGGTGTCGATAAACTGTGGGAAAGCCTAAAGTCGGTACTAACCGCAGGCGACGAAGCCAAAGCATTTGGTGTGCAAATGACCGCCATGATGGGCAGTATTGCCAGTGGTGAGCAGGCTACTCAATGGATTAAAGATTTTGCTAATAACACAGGTACCCGTTTAGATACTGCCAGACAATCTTTCGCCTCGTTAAAAACCTTTGGTATCGACCCTATGAATGGCAGTTTGCAGGCCATGGTTGATTACAATGCACGTTTAGGCGGCAGCCAAGAAAAGCTCGAAGGTATTATTTTGGCTGTCGGCCAAGCATGGGCGAAACAAAAATTACAGGGTGAAGAAATACTGCAGTTAGTTGAACGCGGTGTACCTGTTTGGGATTTGCTTGAAAAAGTCACCGGTAAAAACGTGACGCAGTTGCAGAAAATGAGCGCAGCAGGCGAGTTGGGCCGCGACGTCATGAAGCAATTGTTTGATGAAATGGGCAAGCAAGCCAATGGCCAAGCATCTAAAAGCCTTGAACGCTTAAGCGGTCAAGTAAACTTGATGTCCAACAAATGGACCGAGTTTAAAACCATTATTGCTGATTCTGGTGCGTATCAGGTAGCGGTTGATTTTATTCAATCGTTAAATGATAAGTTTGATGAACTGAATAAAAACGGCCAAATCAAACAAGCCGCGCAAGACATTAGCGACTTTTTTACCACCATGATCCGCGATGGTGGTGCCAGCATTACTGCAACACTTGAAAACATTGCCGCCTTTGCTCGGGCATTAAATGTGATTAGCGGATCATTACGGTTAGTGTGGAACGGCATTACCGCAGGGTTATCGTCTATTGCCTTGGTGGCCACAGCATCATTTGCCAAAATCATTGATGCTTATGCATTTATGGTTGAAGTGCTTGGCGGTGATGAGCTTGGCGCTTCTATTCGTCAAGTGTCAGAGGCTGTTAAGGCCATTTCTGACGGCTACAAGCAACAAATTGAGCAAGACAGTAAAGACATTAACGCCGCTTGGCAACAGATAACCGGTGAAGTTGAAAACGCCGCATCTACAGCTTACAAAGCTGCGGGTGAGGCCGCGACTAAAAGCGCCAAGGTACAAGTGGATGCAGCTTATAAAGTAGCTGATGCTCAAGATAAGCTAGCCGAGTCAACTGAGGAGCAAACTAAAGCCACTGATGCTTATGAAGCTGCAATGGAAAAGGCCAATGTTACAACTCTTAAATCCTTACAAGATTTAGCGACTAAAGCAAAAATAGCTTATGAACAAACTAATGAAGCTATTAAAAATGGTGTTGGGTCAACGTATGACGCGGAACAGGCATTTTTAAAATACGCTGAAGCATCGATAAAAGCCGCCGCTGCAGGTGACAAGCAAGTTGAATCGAGTCTTAAGCAACAAGCGGCCAACCTTGGGTTAGCCGATAATATTGATGGGTTAGTTGCTCAATATCAAAAGTTAAAGCAAGCACAAACCGTGATTGGTGAAAGCGGCCAACAAGCTGAAAAGCAGGTAGAAAGTTCAAGCACTAACATTGGTATTAGTATTCAGAATACCGTGGGCGTGATTGTGAAAAGCGCTCAAGATGCTGGCACTACATTGTCGAGCGTTGCCGAGTTCTTTACTGCATATTTACAGGGGATCACAGCCCAAGTTGCAGATCTTAGTACCGGTGCTGTGGCTTACTTTAAGTCGATACTTTATGGCCAACGACAGTTAACCGACTCAAGCAGTGAGCTAGAAAAAACCATTCAGGTTTACAAAAATCTACGTGGTGAGATTGGTGATCTGCTTGATGTGCAAGCTAAATCGGTAGACTTTACCGGCATTAGTAACTTTGCCCGTAAAGCCGAAATTGCAGGTAAGCAGGCACAGCAGGCTTAA
- a CDS encoding DUF6232 family protein produces the protein MEEKIFLNKGNVSVSNSRFIVDGQTYAISNVTSVKSGEIPGSYSGAIILMIIALCFFAGGVFMKLLGTILLMFAIYVLTNIKSTYTVILNTSAGENKALSSQDKTHVESIVTALNDAIVSRG, from the coding sequence ATGGAAGAAAAAATTTTTTTAAATAAAGGAAATGTCAGCGTGAGCAATAGTCGTTTTATTGTTGATGGCCAAACCTATGCAATTAGTAATGTTACCTCGGTCAAATCAGGTGAAATACCAGGTTCGTATTCAGGAGCCATAATATTAATGATTATTGCACTTTGTTTCTTTGCAGGCGGAGTATTCATGAAACTTTTAGGGACTATTCTTTTAATGTTTGCAATTTACGTATTAACAAACATAAAAAGCACCTACACAGTGATCCTCAATACTTCTGCAGGCGAAAATAAAGCCTTATCAAGCCAAGATAAAACTCATGTTGAGTCTATTGTTACTGCATTAAATGATGCAATTGTGAGCCGTGGTTAA
- a CDS encoding DUF2190 family protein: MKNCVSDGNTIDFIATAAVASGEPVLLGKVVVVSLGAVAVGEPGVGAAEGVYELPKVEADDIGQGAQVYLKADGTITSTASGNTLAGKAWAAAGNPSTTVWVKINA, translated from the coding sequence ATGAAAAATTGTGTATCAGATGGTAATACCATCGACTTTATCGCCACTGCGGCTGTCGCCAGTGGTGAGCCAGTATTGTTGGGTAAAGTAGTTGTCGTGTCTTTGGGTGCGGTCGCAGTTGGTGAACCTGGTGTGGGTGCAGCCGAAGGTGTGTATGAACTGCCTAAAGTGGAAGCCGACGACATTGGTCAAGGTGCGCAAGTTTACCTTAAAGCAGATGGCACCATTACCTCAACGGCATCGGGCAACACCTTAGCAGGTAAAGCGTGGGCTGCGGCTGGCAACCCAAGCACCACGGTATGGGTAAAAATCAATGCCTAG
- a CDS encoding ClpP-like prohead protease/major capsid protein fusion protein encodes MKKTQLSLAVAAMMLMPSASASLTESKEKRGIYSMKGAANGVVELILYGDVGWDFTAKQIATDLRAMGKVSQINAYIQSGGGDVMDGMAIYNILARWPCQKSICIESVAASMASVICMAFDTVIMPSNAFLMIHSNWGGAVGTADDLREYADLLDKWRSSMGKAYQDKAGGKLSDEQLGQFFKEDTWLSAQEAVDLGLADEVIEPMQMAASINFKRLKDFNNMPKALQTLLAQQGNIGATTPNSPAPAATNTPAPVASVPAPAAPSQADIQAAAITFNAERITGINAAFATFPQLAELKNSCIADANINAEKSKDLILAKLGEGVTPCAAQPKSVIIHASNGNIVGDSIRAQLMARAGHEAAQKDNGYGSYNLRELARASLADRGIGCAGMNVMQMVGLAFTHTSSDFGNIMLDVANKSVLKGWAEAAESFERIAKKGQLSDFKVAHRVGMGEFKSLPEVKDGAEYKYITVGDHAEKIALATYGGIFTLTRQTVINDDMDMLMGVPMKMGKAAKRTIGDLFWAVLTKNGNMNDGKALFHSTHGNLTSGAPSVEAFSIAAELMESQMIGESPLNIMPAFALVPPNLKRAVLQIIQSTSVKGTDANSGVANPIRDFVEVLSEPRLKAKSDKEWYLSAAQGEDTIEVAYLDGIDTPYIEQQQGFTVDGVATKVRIDAGVSPLDHRGLVKSTGV; translated from the coding sequence GTGAAAAAGACACAACTAAGTCTAGCCGTAGCCGCCATGATGCTAATGCCAAGCGCATCAGCGAGCTTGACCGAGAGTAAAGAAAAACGCGGTATCTACAGCATGAAAGGTGCTGCCAATGGCGTGGTCGAATTGATTTTATATGGCGATGTTGGTTGGGACTTTACCGCCAAACAAATCGCCACTGATCTACGCGCTATGGGCAAAGTGTCGCAGATTAACGCTTACATTCAATCGGGTGGCGGCGATGTGATGGACGGCATGGCCATTTATAACATTCTGGCTCGCTGGCCTTGCCAAAAGTCGATTTGTATTGAGTCGGTGGCAGCTTCTATGGCCAGTGTTATTTGCATGGCATTCGACACCGTGATTATGCCGTCCAATGCCTTTTTGATGATCCACAGTAATTGGGGCGGTGCAGTTGGTACCGCTGATGATTTACGTGAATACGCGGACTTGCTCGATAAGTGGCGCTCAAGCATGGGCAAGGCTTATCAAGATAAAGCCGGCGGCAAGTTAAGTGATGAACAGCTCGGACAATTTTTTAAAGAAGACACTTGGTTGTCTGCGCAAGAAGCGGTTGATCTTGGGCTAGCAGATGAAGTGATAGAACCGATGCAAATGGCTGCATCAATTAATTTTAAACGACTGAAGGACTTTAATAATATGCCTAAAGCATTACAAACCCTGCTAGCACAACAGGGCAATATCGGTGCTACCACCCCCAATTCGCCTGCGCCAGCAGCCACTAATACACCAGCCCCAGTAGCTTCGGTACCAGCACCAGCTGCACCGTCGCAAGCTGATATTCAAGCTGCGGCCATTACCTTTAATGCAGAACGTATTACCGGTATTAATGCCGCGTTCGCTACGTTCCCGCAATTAGCTGAACTTAAAAACAGCTGTATTGCTGATGCCAACATCAATGCCGAAAAGTCGAAAGACCTTATCTTGGCTAAGCTTGGCGAAGGTGTCACGCCATGCGCTGCGCAGCCTAAAAGTGTGATTATTCATGCCAGCAACGGTAACATTGTTGGTGACTCAATTCGTGCACAATTAATGGCTCGGGCTGGTCATGAAGCGGCACAAAAAGACAATGGCTATGGTAGCTATAACTTACGTGAACTTGCCCGTGCATCGTTAGCCGATCGCGGTATTGGTTGTGCCGGTATGAACGTGATGCAAATGGTGGGGTTAGCGTTTACTCATACCTCATCTGATTTCGGTAACATCATGTTAGATGTGGCCAACAAGTCAGTGCTAAAAGGTTGGGCTGAAGCCGCAGAAAGCTTTGAACGTATCGCTAAAAAAGGTCAGTTAAGTGACTTTAAAGTCGCGCATCGTGTTGGCATGGGTGAGTTTAAAAGCTTACCAGAAGTGAAGGACGGAGCAGAGTACAAGTACATCACTGTTGGCGACCACGCTGAAAAAATTGCCCTAGCAACCTACGGCGGTATTTTCACGTTAACACGCCAAACGGTTATCAACGATGACATGGACATGTTAATGGGCGTACCGATGAAAATGGGTAAAGCCGCTAAACGCACTATTGGTGATTTGTTCTGGGCTGTGTTAACCAAAAACGGCAACATGAATGATGGCAAAGCACTGTTTCATTCAACCCATGGCAACTTAACATCAGGTGCGCCAAGCGTTGAAGCGTTCAGCATTGCAGCTGAATTAATGGAATCGCAAATGATTGGCGAATCTCCATTAAACATCATGCCAGCATTTGCATTGGTACCACCAAATCTTAAGCGTGCAGTGCTGCAAATCATTCAATCAACGTCGGTTAAAGGCACCGATGCAAACTCAGGTGTTGCTAACCCCATCCGCGACTTTGTTGAAGTATTGTCAGAGCCACGTTTAAAAGCGAAAAGCGATAAAGAGTGGTACTTATCAGCCGCTCAAGGTGAAGACACCATTGAAGTGGCTTACCTTGATGGTATCGACACGCCATACATTGAACAGCAACAAGGTTTCACCGTTGATGGTGTTGCAACCAAAGTGCGTATTGATGCCGGTGTATCACCACTTGATCACCGTGGCTTGGTTAAATCAACGGGTGTGTAA
- a CDS encoding phage portal protein produces MSIINDALSYLSPGWALKRQAAAMSYRNLKGYEAASPSRTHKANKEGRGANQAVFAAGKSLREQARWLDENHDLSIGILDRMEERVIGAQGIVVEPQPRSISGEILDELANDIQRRFAAWSLKPDVTGRYTRPELERLVLRTALRDGEVFGHQVRGKVAKFGHPNPQGTQYSIEALEPDYIPFELNDVSTRVRQGLEVNGWGQVVNYHVLFDHPSDQIGFRYKTKTVPASNMLHLGMFKRLHQLRGISIFHGILTRLGDIKDYEESERVAARIAAALAFYIKRGDASMFGLGGDAKADREINIAPGMTFDDLAVGEDVGMIESNRPNVHLVDFRNGQLKACAAGTRGSYSSIARDYQGSYSSQRQELVEQDESNRIMQQWFCAGWARPAFRNWLEMELMNKQDPITLPPDLDTRTLFDAVYYGPTMPWIDPRKESQGWEMMIAGNAATEADWARARGRNPSEVKRQRQRELKFNRENDMVTGNDPEPQNGETPSEKDTTKSSRSRHDANAKRISELDRE; encoded by the coding sequence ATGAGCATTATTAACGATGCACTATCGTATTTATCCCCTGGCTGGGCGCTAAAACGACAGGCAGCCGCAATGAGCTATCGCAACCTTAAAGGTTACGAAGCTGCCAGCCCAAGCCGAACCCACAAAGCCAATAAAGAGGGGCGCGGTGCCAACCAAGCAGTATTTGCTGCAGGTAAAAGCTTGCGCGAACAAGCGCGATGGTTAGACGAAAATCACGACCTGAGTATTGGTATTTTAGACCGCATGGAAGAACGGGTAATTGGTGCGCAAGGCATTGTGGTTGAGCCACAACCCCGCAGTATTAGTGGGGAAATACTCGACGAACTGGCCAATGATATTCAGCGTCGTTTTGCTGCATGGTCATTAAAGCCTGACGTAACAGGGCGCTACACACGGCCAGAGCTCGAGCGCTTAGTGTTACGTACCGCATTGCGCGATGGTGAAGTATTCGGCCATCAAGTGCGTGGCAAGGTGGCTAAGTTTGGTCACCCAAACCCGCAAGGCACGCAATACAGTATTGAAGCGTTAGAGCCTGATTACATTCCGTTTGAACTTAACGATGTATCAACCCGCGTTCGACAAGGGTTAGAGGTTAATGGTTGGGGGCAGGTGGTTAATTACCATGTTTTGTTTGATCACCCGTCTGACCAAATTGGCTTTCGCTACAAAACGAAAACCGTACCCGCTAGTAACATGTTGCACCTTGGCATGTTTAAGCGTTTGCACCAGCTGCGCGGTATTAGTATTTTTCACGGCATTTTAACCCGCCTTGGCGACATTAAAGACTATGAAGAATCTGAACGGGTAGCAGCGCGTATTGCTGCCGCCTTAGCGTTTTATATCAAACGCGGTGACGCCAGTATGTTCGGCCTAGGTGGTGATGCCAAAGCTGACCGTGAAATTAACATTGCACCAGGCATGACCTTTGATGATCTCGCTGTTGGTGAAGATGTGGGCATGATTGAGTCCAATCGCCCCAATGTGCATTTGGTTGATTTTCGTAATGGCCAGCTAAAAGCCTGTGCTGCGGGGACTCGTGGCAGTTACTCGAGTATTGCCCGTGACTATCAAGGTAGTTACTCAAGCCAGCGCCAAGAGTTGGTTGAGCAAGATGAGTCTAACCGCATTATGCAGCAATGGTTTTGTGCTGGTTGGGCGCGGCCTGCGTTTCGTAACTGGTTGGAAATGGAGTTAATGAACAAGCAAGACCCTATAACCCTGCCGCCAGACCTAGACACCCGCACCTTGTTTGATGCGGTGTATTACGGGCCCACCATGCCATGGATTGACCCCCGCAAAGAATCCCAAGGTTGGGAGATGATGATAGCCGGTAATGCCGCAACCGAGGCTGACTGGGCGCGAGCTCGTGGCCGTAACCCAAGCGAAGTTAAACGCCAACGTCAACGTGAGCTGAAGTTTAACCGCGAAAACGACATGGTCACGGGTAACGACCCAGAGCCACAAAACGGAGAAACCCCAAGTGAAAAAGACACAACTAAGTCTAGCCGTAGCCGCCATGATGCTAATGCCAAGCGCATCAGCGAGCTTGACCGAGAGTAA
- a CDS encoding phage terminase large subunit family protein: MNISEAQIKNLKAAVAAGLKSFYRPPMLTCSEYADTHFYMSSESSYTEGKWESLPFQIGILNAMGNDQITTLNIMKSARVGYTKMLMANAGYKIEHKKRNVLIYQPRDGAAKTFMKKHVETAIRDMPIWKALAPWIGRKHKDSTLEDKIFTNGKTLMVRGGTAAANYREISTDDVIYDELAGFDESIEHEGNATSLGDTRVELSLFPKSIRGSTPKVLGTCQIEKACSESQYQFRFNLPCPHCDELQHLKWGGKTEPFGIKWQGSEPKTAYYVCEHCGCCIENNQLHDMEEHPSALWICDKTGVYTSDFISFFDKDGDDFLTPENISIYIWSAYNTLNSWAKLVTEFYKAKGDKEKLQTFVNTKLGQPWDNDNGERIEWEDLGRRREMYPNGKMPDWVVYVTAGVDTQDDRYEGRVWGWGAGKECALIDRFIVYGDPASQVLLDKVALRLNQSYPRNDGIVLSIGTTCWDSGGHYSDTVYSMSKKLGLFRVVPIKGANMYGKPIANFPRKRSNKGVYLTEVGTDNAKELIMAMMRTQPSVDTRTPGAIHLPLNDSICDDTELQQLTSERKLPTRRDGRIVYRWEAGGRRNEALDCFVYALAALYIAIDRFGINLDSLSKVITNKDENPSSTDESPKPKKPKQSQANDWLNGGSAKSGGWL; the protein is encoded by the coding sequence ATGAATATATCAGAAGCACAGATTAAAAATTTGAAAGCTGCTGTCGCTGCTGGCCTTAAATCGTTTTATCGTCCACCTATGTTGACCTGTAGTGAATACGCCGACACCCATTTTTATATGTCGTCGGAATCGTCTTACACCGAAGGTAAGTGGGAAAGCCTACCGTTTCAAATCGGCATATTGAATGCCATGGGTAACGACCAAATCACCACGCTGAACATTATGAAGTCTGCGCGTGTGGGTTACACCAAAATGCTGATGGCCAATGCGGGTTACAAGATAGAACACAAAAAACGTAACGTGTTGATATACCAGCCGCGTGACGGTGCCGCCAAAACGTTTATGAAAAAGCACGTTGAAACCGCCATACGTGACATGCCGATTTGGAAAGCGTTAGCGCCGTGGATTGGTCGCAAGCATAAAGACAGTACCTTAGAAGATAAAATTTTTACCAACGGTAAAACCTTAATGGTGCGTGGTGGTACCGCCGCGGCTAACTACCGTGAAATATCAACCGATGATGTTATTTACGATGAGTTAGCCGGTTTTGATGAGTCAATCGAACACGAAGGTAATGCCACATCGTTAGGTGACACCCGTGTTGAACTGTCGTTGTTTCCTAAATCGATACGGGGTTCAACGCCTAAAGTATTAGGGACCTGCCAAATTGAAAAGGCCTGTAGCGAAAGCCAGTACCAATTTAGATTCAACTTGCCTTGTCCACATTGTGATGAGCTGCAGCATTTAAAGTGGGGCGGTAAAACTGAACCCTTTGGTATTAAGTGGCAAGGTAGCGAGCCAAAAACAGCCTATTACGTGTGCGAGCACTGCGGTTGCTGCATTGAAAACAATCAACTACACGACATGGAAGAACACCCAAGCGCTTTATGGATATGCGACAAAACGGGCGTGTACACCTCAGACTTTATTTCGTTTTTTGATAAAGACGGCGACGACTTTTTAACGCCTGAAAATATCTCGATTTACATCTGGTCGGCCTATAACACGCTTAACAGTTGGGCCAAGTTAGTCACTGAGTTTTACAAAGCTAAAGGCGATAAAGAAAAGTTACAAACCTTTGTTAACACCAAATTGGGCCAGCCGTGGGACAACGACAACGGCGAACGCATTGAGTGGGAAGACTTAGGCCGCAGGCGTGAAATGTACCCCAACGGCAAGATGCCCGATTGGGTTGTGTATGTCACCGCGGGTGTTGATACCCAAGACGACCGATACGAAGGCCGTGTTTGGGGTTGGGGCGCAGGTAAAGAGTGCGCCTTAATCGATAGGTTTATTGTGTATGGCGACCCAGCCAGCCAAGTGTTACTGGATAAAGTCGCGCTGCGTTTAAACCAAAGTTACCCCCGTAACGACGGTATTGTGTTGAGCATTGGCACAACGTGTTGGGATTCGGGCGGGCATTACTCCGATACCGTTTACTCAATGAGTAAAAAGCTGGGTTTGTTCCGCGTGGTGCCCATTAAAGGCGCCAATATGTACGGCAAGCCGATTGCCAATTTCCCGCGTAAGCGAAGTAACAAAGGTGTGTATTTAACCGAGGTGGGTACCGACAACGCCAAAGAGTTGATCATGGCCATGATGCGCACTCAACCCAGTGTTGATACGCGTACACCTGGTGCAATTCATTTGCCACTGAACGACAGCATTTGTGATGACACCGAACTGCAACAGTTAACGTCTGAACGCAAATTACCGACACGCCGCGACGGTCGCATTGTTTATCGCTGGGAAGCTGGCGGCAGACGTAACGAAGCGCTCGACTGTTTTGTGTATGCCTTGGCTGCGCTGTATATCGCCATTGATCGCTTTGGCATTAATCTCGACTCGCTCAGTAAAGTGATAACCAATAAAGACGAAAACCCATCATCAACCGATGAATCCCCCAAACCCAAAAAACCGAAACAGAGCCAAGCCAATGACTGGTTAAATGGTGGTTCGGCTAAATCAGGAGGCTGGCTGTAA
- a CDS encoding terminase small subunit, with the protein MARIQTPDAEPVLLNKTDLCKSLGISTQAFDKWDVPIHSKKGRECLYTMSDVVGNRVANERKKHVSNPTPEDNDKPNIEFERWRLIKAQAYGQELKNEKDGKEVVEVTFCSFVLSRIAAQISPVLDQIHIRVKRKFPDMPERTIDAIRAEVIKSQNTAAELANGIEDLLDEYIRSTD; encoded by the coding sequence ATGGCACGTATTCAAACACCCGACGCCGAGCCAGTGCTACTGAACAAAACCGACCTGTGCAAAAGTTTGGGTATTAGTACCCAAGCGTTCGATAAGTGGGATGTGCCGATACACAGCAAAAAAGGCCGTGAGTGTTTGTACACCATGAGCGACGTGGTGGGTAATCGGGTGGCTAATGAGCGCAAAAAGCATGTAAGCAATCCAACGCCCGAAGATAACGACAAGCCCAATATCGAGTTTGAGCGTTGGCGCTTAATCAAAGCGCAAGCCTATGGCCAAGAGCTTAAAAACGAAAAAGACGGCAAAGAAGTGGTTGAGGTGACGTTTTGCTCGTTTGTGCTGAGTCGCATAGCCGCGCAAATATCACCGGTGCTGGACCAAATACACATTCGTGTAAAACGTAAATTCCCCGACATGCCCGAACGCACCATTGACGCTATTCGCGCTGAAGTGATTAAAAGCCAAAACACCGCCGCAGAGTTGGCCAACGGCATTGAGGATTTATTAGATGAATATATCAGAAGCACAGATTAA
- a CDS encoding HP1 family phage holin — protein MSITTDLSAKLTSLLSYIASFFTAAGSYVNDMDIGVVVGVLCAVFTAFINWFYQARKRKGEKHIQTLQAQLLAKQLQHIEQERCSHVLDDIHKD, from the coding sequence ATGAGCATAACGACTGACCTAAGTGCAAAACTCACCTCGTTATTGTCTTACATTGCCTCGTTTTTTACCGCTGCAGGCAGTTATGTGAACGATATGGATATTGGTGTTGTAGTCGGCGTGTTGTGTGCTGTGTTTACCGCGTTTATTAACTGGTTTTATCAGGCCCGTAAGAGAAAGGGTGAAAAACACATACAAACGTTGCAAGCACAATTACTCGCCAAACAATTGCAGCATATTGAACAAGAACGATGTAGCCATGTGTTAGACGATATTCACAAGGACTAG
- the lysC gene encoding Rz1-like lysis system protein LysC, which translates to MLCSCSSKPIVKVVTQTNTVYVLPPPDWLELCDSPRFIGFSNLDLLNHSLTQTNALAMCNANMLRLQQWRQQYEHND; encoded by the coding sequence ATGCTGTGCAGCTGCTCAAGCAAACCGATTGTCAAAGTGGTGACACAGACCAACACGGTTTATGTGTTACCGCCCCCTGATTGGCTTGAGCTTTGTGATAGCCCACGTTTTATCGGGTTCTCAAATCTGGATTTACTGAATCATTCCCTTACTCAAACCAATGCGCTAGCAATGTGTAATGCAAACATGCTGCGCCTACAACAATGGCGGCAGCAATATGAGCATAACGACTGA
- a CDS encoding lysozyme, whose product MNIKTRLLALGFTGAILTGGVLVATGEGEVLRTYVDPAGIETACFGQTGHNIKLGMVFTNQQCLDMLATSLKSFDRELVKLTPPLSEGEHIAYLSFIYNVGAEAFGASTLRKKLWAGDRVGACNELPRWIYAKGKKLPGLIVRRSNERRYCLRGL is encoded by the coding sequence ATGAATATTAAAACAAGGCTTTTGGCGCTGGGGTTTACTGGTGCCATTCTTACTGGTGGTGTATTGGTTGCCACTGGTGAAGGTGAAGTATTACGCACCTATGTTGACCCTGCCGGTATTGAAACAGCCTGCTTTGGCCAAACTGGCCACAACATAAAGCTTGGCATGGTGTTCACCAACCAACAGTGCCTAGACATGCTGGCAACCAGCCTTAAAAGCTTTGACCGTGAATTGGTGAAACTTACCCCGCCATTAAGCGAGGGTGAACACATTGCTTACTTAAGTTTTATTTACAACGTTGGGGCCGAGGCTTTTGGGGCTTCTACGCTGCGTAAAAAGTTGTGGGCGGGTGACCGCGTTGGCGCATGTAACGAGTTGCCGAGGTGGATTTATGCCAAAGGCAAAAAGTTACCCGGTTTAATTGTACGCCGCTCAAATGAGCGGCGTTATTGTTTGAGGGGCTTGTAA